The Hugenholtzia roseola DSM 9546 genomic sequence GGAAAATAGCCCCGAATTGCGCCAATTAGCAGGGGTTACGAACCTGCCCTATTTTGCAATCTTTGAAAAGGGCGTACTCAAAGAGGGTATCGCCACCAACAAAGAGGAAGCCATTGTAGAACTTTTGGGCAAGCTCTAATCGGTTTTATCCCTCCTGATTACAAAATCTATGAAACTGCCTATTATCAAAAAATTAGCTGAAAGCTATGAGGTAGCCCAACTCGAAGCCGCTGCCGAAGCCCTCGAAGCGGGCGAACAGCCTGCCATCGAAATAGAAGGCGCAGACGAGGGCGAACAGCTCACGCATGCCCTTGCTGCTGCTTGGGTGCGCCAAAAAGTAGAAACTGACGGCGTAGAAGCACGTGAAGCCTTGCGTGCCTATACCCAGATGGTGCGTAATTCTATTTCCTAAACCGCGCTTTATTTTGAATTTGGTGAAGGACAAGACCCTATTGGTGAGGCTTTGCGCCCAATAGGGTCTTTTGTTGCGCTAAGGCATCTTGAAAAGAAACTTTTTATCTATCGTTTGCGTTGCGATATTATCGGCTTTTTTTACCTACTTTCATTTTCCTACCCAAAATTTTCCTACCTAAAACTTGTATCGCCAAAATGGACAAACCCTCGAAAAAAGGCAAAGCTGCAAAAAGCCAAGAGCCACAGAAGCCCAAAGTCAATCCCGAATTGGCAGGTTTTGAAGTCAAGATAGGTGCGTTTGGTGAAATTATCACCTCCTACGACCAAGACCAAATCAACGACTTTCTAAACCGCAAACTCTACGACAAGAAATTAAACAACGA encodes the following:
- a CDS encoding DUF6952 family protein; the protein is MKLPIIKKLAESYEVAQLEAAAEALEAGEQPAIEIEGADEGEQLTHALAAAWVRQKVETDGVEAREALRAYTQMVRNSIS